A genomic segment from Neobacillus sp. YX16 encodes:
- the spoIIAB gene encoding anti-sigma F factor gives MKNSMTLQFSALSQNESFARVTVAAFIAQLDPTMDELTEIKTVVSEVVTNSIIHGYENDPDGIVYIQVTIEDNLVDISIKDVGLGIVDVEEARQPLFTTKPDLERSGMGFTIMENFMDEVEVLTQPGKGTEVRLKKHLHTSKMLCN, from the coding sequence GTGAAGAATTCAATGACTCTTCAATTCAGTGCATTAAGTCAAAATGAATCATTTGCCCGTGTCACGGTTGCTGCTTTTATTGCACAGCTTGACCCTACAATGGATGAATTGACTGAAATCAAAACCGTTGTTTCTGAAGTAGTAACCAACTCCATTATACATGGTTATGAAAATGACCCAGATGGAATTGTTTATATTCAGGTAACCATTGAAGATAATTTAGTGGATATTTCGATTAAAGATGTCGGACTAGGTATTGTAGATGTGGAGGAAGCTCGACAGCCATTATTTACAACGAAGCCAGATTTAGAAAGATCTGGTATGGGATTCACTATCATGGAAAATTTCATGGATGAGGTTGAGGTTCTCACACAGCCAGGTAAAGGAACCGAAGTAAGACTAAAAAAGCATTTACACACAAGCAAAATGCTATGCAATTAA
- the spoIIAA gene encoding anti-sigma F factor antagonist: protein MSLNIEMEIKHDVLLLRLSGELDHHTADELREQAANAIEKNDIRHIVLNLEQLSFMDSSGLGVILGRYKQIKQVHGEMVVCAISPAIQRLFDMSGMFKIIKLEPTEEFALQRLGVA from the coding sequence GTGAGTCTTAACATTGAAATGGAAATAAAACATGATGTTTTATTGCTGCGTTTAAGCGGTGAGTTAGATCATCATACAGCCGACGAATTACGTGAACAAGCTGCTAATGCAATTGAAAAAAATGATATTCGTCATATAGTTTTGAATCTAGAACAGCTTTCTTTTATGGATAGCTCTGGGTTAGGCGTCATTTTAGGGCGGTATAAGCAAATCAAGCAGGTGCATGGTGAAATGGTCGTTTGTGCGATTTCCCCTGCAATACAACGATTATTCGATATGTCGGGGATGTTTAAAATTATTAAGCTGGAACCGACTGAAGAGTTTGCATTGCAAAGATTGGGGGTGGCCTGA
- a CDS encoding D-alanyl-D-alanine carboxypeptidase family protein, producing the protein MKRYISLLVITLLLTSLWIPSVSAEEKTTSDITDNVRSAILIERDTGQILYEKNSNEELPPASMTKIMTMLLIMEAIDQGKLKWDESVRTSEYAASMGGSQIFLEPGEEMTVKQMLQGIAIGSGNDASVAMAEKIAGSEEAFVDMMNNKVKELGLKNTIFKNTTGLPGSGHYSSAHDMAIMAKELLKYEDITKFTGMYEAYLRENTDKKFWLVNTNKLVRFYPGVDGLKTGFTAEAKYCLTATAQKDGMRVIAVVFGAPTSKERNAQVTKMLNYAFAQYQTHPMFKRNEVIGNAHVNKGKDKKVEAVTSEPLSLLTKKGEKTEDVKRKVTLDKNLNAPITKGDKVGTIQFVKDGKVVLESELVAKNEVKEATWWTLYKRSFGMFTKAGK; encoded by the coding sequence ATGAAACGATATATTTCTTTACTAGTAATAACCTTGTTACTTACAAGTTTATGGATTCCGTCTGTCTCTGCAGAAGAAAAAACGACTTCTGATATAACAGATAATGTAAGGTCCGCGATATTAATTGAGCGTGATACTGGCCAAATTCTTTATGAGAAAAATAGTAATGAAGAGCTCCCACCAGCAAGCATGACAAAAATTATGACCATGCTTCTTATTATGGAAGCAATTGATCAAGGAAAACTTAAATGGGATGAAAGTGTCCGAACTAGTGAATATGCTGCTTCTATGGGCGGTTCGCAAATCTTCCTTGAACCTGGAGAAGAAATGACGGTAAAGCAAATGCTCCAGGGTATTGCGATTGGCTCCGGAAATGACGCATCCGTAGCAATGGCCGAGAAAATTGCAGGATCGGAAGAAGCCTTTGTTGACATGATGAATAACAAAGTAAAAGAACTTGGTTTAAAAAATACGATTTTTAAAAATACTACAGGTCTTCCTGGAAGCGGTCATTATAGTTCCGCACATGATATGGCGATTATGGCCAAGGAGCTATTAAAATATGAAGACATAACAAAGTTTACTGGAATGTACGAAGCGTACCTTCGTGAGAATACAGATAAAAAATTCTGGCTTGTTAATACCAATAAATTAGTTCGCTTTTACCCAGGGGTAGATGGACTAAAGACAGGATTCACTGCTGAAGCGAAGTATTGTTTGACAGCAACAGCACAAAAGGATGGTATGCGAGTCATTGCTGTTGTATTTGGAGCACCGACTTCAAAAGAAAGAAATGCCCAAGTGACAAAGATGCTTAATTATGCGTTTGCCCAATACCAAACGCACCCAATGTTCAAGCGAAATGAAGTAATTGGCAATGCTCATGTTAACAAAGGGAAAGACAAGAAAGTAGAGGCAGTAACAAGTGAACCTCTTTCTTTACTTACTAAAAAGGGTGAAAAAACAGAGGATGTTAAACGAAAAGTTACACTTGATAAAAACCTAAATGCTCCAATTACAAAAGGAGATAAGGTAGGAACTATTCAATTTGTGAAAGATGGAAAAGTAGTTCTAGAAAGTGAGTTAGTTGCGAAAAACGAAGTAAAAGAAGCAACCTGGTGGACGCTTTATAAACGTTCATTCGGAATGTTCACAAAAGCAGGAAAATAG
- a CDS encoding pyrimidine-nucleoside phosphorylase: MRMVDLIEKKRDGHELTTEEIKYIINGYTDGSIPDYQVSALTMAIFFQGMTEKERADLTMAMVESGDQIDLSEINGIKVDKHSTGGVGDTTTLVLGPLVAALDVPVAKMSGRGLGHTGGTIDKLEAVKGFHVEIENDEFIDLVNKNKIAVIGQSGNLTPADKKLYALRDVTATVNSIPLIAGSIMSKKIAAGADAIVLDVKTGAGAFMKTIEDSRELAKAMVGIGNNVGRRTMAVISDMSQPLGFAIGNALEVKEAIDTLNGEGPEDLTELCLTLGSHMVYLAEKASSLAEARTMLENVIKDGSALEKFKVFLSSQGGDASIVDDPSKMPQAQFTFELEAKEDGYVSEIVADEVGTAAMKLGAGRATKESVIDLAVGLVLRKKIGDQVKKGESLVTIYSNFEDVSEVKAMLYENIIVSSEKVEAPILIHEEITE, translated from the coding sequence ATGAGAATGGTTGACTTAATTGAGAAAAAAAGAGATGGGCATGAACTAACTACAGAGGAAATAAAGTACATTATCAATGGTTACACTGATGGTTCCATACCCGATTATCAGGTTAGTGCCTTAACCATGGCAATCTTTTTTCAGGGGATGACAGAAAAAGAAAGAGCGGATTTAACAATGGCAATGGTTGAATCTGGCGATCAAATTGATTTATCGGAAATCAATGGAATTAAAGTGGATAAGCATTCAACTGGCGGAGTAGGAGATACAACAACCTTAGTACTTGGACCGCTTGTTGCTGCACTAGATGTTCCGGTTGCAAAAATGTCGGGGCGCGGTTTAGGACACACCGGCGGAACGATTGACAAATTAGAAGCAGTAAAAGGCTTCCATGTTGAAATTGAAAACGACGAATTCATTGATTTAGTTAACAAAAACAAAATAGCAGTAATTGGGCAAAGTGGTAACTTAACACCTGCTGATAAAAAGTTATATGCGTTAAGAGATGTAACAGCAACCGTTAATAGTATTCCATTAATTGCAGGCTCAATCATGAGCAAAAAAATCGCAGCAGGTGCAGACGCCATTGTTCTAGATGTAAAAACGGGTGCAGGTGCCTTCATGAAAACAATTGAAGACTCAAGAGAACTGGCTAAAGCAATGGTAGGGATCGGAAACAATGTTGGAAGACGAACGATGGCAGTTATTTCTGACATGAGTCAGCCGCTCGGGTTTGCTATCGGAAATGCACTTGAAGTGAAGGAAGCGATTGATACCTTAAATGGTGAAGGTCCTGAGGACTTAACAGAGCTTTGTTTAACTCTTGGCAGTCACATGGTTTACTTAGCTGAAAAGGCAAGTTCATTAGCAGAAGCTCGTACGATGCTTGAAAATGTCATTAAAGATGGCTCTGCACTTGAAAAGTTTAAGGTCTTCTTGAGCTCACAAGGTGGAGATGCATCGATTGTTGATGATCCTTCTAAAATGCCTCAAGCTCAATTTACATTCGAGTTAGAAGCTAAAGAAGATGGTTATGTTTCTGAAATCGTTGCGGATGAAGTAGGAACGGCTGCAATGAAATTAGGAGCAGGAAGAGCGACAAAAGAGTCCGTAATTGATTTAGCTGTCGGACTTGTTTTACGAAAGAAAATCGGCGATCAAGTGAAAAAAGGTGAATCGTTAGTAACGATTTACAGTAATTTTGAAGATGTAAGTGAAGTAAAAGCAATGCTATATGAAAATATTATCGTTTCCTCTGAAAAAGTTGAGGCACCAATCTTAATTCATGAAGAAATAACAGAATAG
- a CDS encoding purine-nucleoside phosphorylase: MNPEKIQNAADFLKEKYSNTPKIGLILGSGLGVLADEIENPVKIPYNEIPDFPISTVEGHAGQLVFGILEGVEVVAMQGRFHFYEGYGMDKVTFPVRVMKELGVDMLIVTNAAGGVNESFEAGDLMIISDHINFTGANPLIGPNDSKFGPRFPDMSEAYTKELRNAAKEIAARLNINVKEGVYFGFSGPVYETPAEIRMVRTLGGDAVGMSTVPEVIVARHGGMKVLGISCITNMAAGILDQPLSHEEVIETTERVKANFLSYIKEIVKSIVK, translated from the coding sequence ATGAATCCAGAAAAAATTCAAAACGCAGCAGACTTTTTAAAAGAGAAATATTCAAATACACCAAAAATTGGACTTATCTTAGGCTCTGGTCTTGGTGTTCTAGCTGATGAAATTGAGAATCCTGTAAAGATACCATACAATGAAATACCTGATTTTCCGATATCAACTGTTGAAGGTCATGCCGGACAGCTAGTTTTTGGAATTCTAGAGGGTGTAGAAGTGGTTGCGATGCAAGGCCGTTTCCATTTTTATGAAGGCTACGGTATGGACAAAGTAACCTTCCCTGTACGGGTGATGAAAGAATTAGGTGTGGACATGTTAATCGTAACGAATGCTGCGGGCGGTGTTAATGAAAGCTTCGAAGCAGGAGACCTTATGATTATTAGCGATCATATTAATTTTACAGGTGCTAATCCTTTAATAGGTCCAAATGATTCAAAATTTGGTCCCCGTTTCCCTGATATGTCAGAAGCCTATACAAAAGAATTGCGGAATGCAGCGAAAGAGATTGCAGCCCGCTTAAATATTAATGTAAAAGAAGGCGTATATTTCGGATTTTCGGGACCAGTTTATGAAACTCCAGCAGAAATTAGAATGGTTAGAACACTAGGAGGAGACGCTGTTGGTATGTCAACAGTGCCTGAAGTGATCGTTGCCCGCCATGGAGGGATGAAGGTCCTTGGAATTTCTTGCATTACGAATATGGCTGCAGGAATTCTAGACCAGCCTTTATCACATGAGGAAGTTATTGAAACAACAGAAAGAGTAAAAGCTAATTTTCTATCCTATATAAAAGAAATTGTTAAAAGCATAGTTAAATAA
- the deoB gene encoding phosphopentomutase produces MALNTYKRIFLIVMDSVGIGESPDADKFGDKGADTLGHIAERMNGLTMPNMGSLGLSNIREIKGIEKAVKPLAYFTKMMEASNGKDTMTGHWEIMGLNIQTPFRVFPDGFPDELLSELEERTGRKIIGNKPASGTEILDELGEEHMKTGALIVYTSADSVLQIAAHEEIVPIEEQYKICKIARELTLDEKYMVGRVIARPFLGEPGNFKRTANRHDYALKPFDRTVMSEMKDAGLDVIAIGKISDIYDGEGVTQSLRTISNMDGMDKLVQTLDMDFTGMSFLNLVDFDALYGHRRDPEGYGNALEEYDARLPEVFAKLKDDDLLIITADHGNDPVAPGTDHTREYVPLIVYSKKMAEGKELPIRETFADIGATVAENFKVKMPNFGKSFLQELN; encoded by the coding sequence ATGGCATTAAATACATATAAACGAATATTTTTAATTGTGATGGACTCTGTTGGGATTGGTGAATCACCGGACGCAGATAAGTTTGGTGACAAAGGTGCAGATACCCTTGGACATATTGCTGAAAGAATGAACGGTCTAACTATGCCCAACATGGGAAGTTTAGGTTTAAGCAATATTCGAGAAATTAAAGGGATTGAAAAAGCAGTAAAACCCTTAGCGTACTTTACAAAAATGATGGAGGCTTCCAATGGAAAGGACACCATGACAGGTCATTGGGAGATTATGGGTTTGAATATACAAACACCTTTCCGTGTTTTCCCAGATGGATTCCCAGATGAGCTCCTTTCCGAATTGGAAGAACGTACGGGAAGAAAGATAATTGGCAATAAACCTGCTAGTGGGACGGAAATTCTTGATGAGCTTGGGGAAGAGCATATGAAAACGGGAGCATTGATTGTCTATACTTCTGCAGATTCTGTCCTCCAAATTGCAGCACATGAAGAAATTGTTCCAATTGAAGAGCAATATAAAATATGTAAAATCGCTCGCGAGTTAACCCTCGATGAAAAATACATGGTTGGGCGTGTTATTGCCCGCCCATTCTTGGGTGAACCAGGCAATTTTAAAAGAACAGCTAATCGTCATGACTATGCATTAAAACCATTTGATAGAACGGTTATGAGTGAAATGAAAGATGCAGGTTTAGATGTCATTGCGATTGGGAAAATCTCAGATATTTATGATGGTGAGGGTGTTACACAGTCTCTAAGAACAATTTCCAATATGGATGGTATGGATAAGCTAGTACAGACACTGGACATGGATTTTACCGGGATGAGCTTCTTGAATTTAGTGGATTTTGATGCGTTATATGGTCATCGCCGCGATCCAGAAGGCTATGGAAATGCACTTGAAGAATATGATGCCCGCTTACCAGAAGTGTTTGCTAAGTTAAAAGATGATGATTTATTAATCATTACAGCGGACCACGGAAATGATCCAGTGGCACCAGGAACGGATCACACCCGTGAATATGTACCATTAATTGTTTATTCCAAGAAAATGGCAGAAGGCAAAGAACTTCCTATTCGTGAAACCTTCGCTGATATTGGGGCAACAGTTGCAGAAAACTTTAAAGTGAAAATGCCTAATTTCGGAAAAAGCTTCTTACAAGAATTGAATTAA